In Arthrobacter ramosus, one DNA window encodes the following:
- a CDS encoding bifunctional glycosyltransferase family 2/GtrA family protein, translating to MTLIESTSGTLKDPAVVPPGLPIPPNTPLQPSTARRAPVDTHTAVPVLDVTIPVFNEERDLEECLRRLHGHLRESFPHGFRITVADNASTDSTLKIAERVARELPELAVVHLEEKGRGNALRKVWLASPAPVLAYMDVDLSTDLAALAPLLAPLISGHSDLAIGTRLTRNSRVVRGPKREFISRSYNLMLHSFMGARFSDAQCGFKAIRADVAQQILPHTMDNSWFFDTELLVLAERCGLRVHEVPVDWIDDPNSSVDVVRTALADIRGMVRLTRDLVSGRIPIPELRAALARGPLPASSRTAEQNPRSSLFGQLVRFAAIGAASTLAYVLIFLFCRGFMDPQLANFLALLITAIANTGANRRFTFGIQGGNPVRHHFEGLIVFGIGLALTSGALALVHSTTTPDRWGELLTVVAANLAATAVRFLLFRLWVFRQPAAKATAPTTQAKTRTETAAS from the coding sequence ATGACTCTCATCGAATCCACCTCCGGAACCCTGAAGGACCCCGCGGTGGTGCCGCCGGGCCTTCCCATCCCACCCAACACCCCCCTTCAACCCAGCACAGCGCGGCGCGCCCCCGTCGACACCCACACCGCCGTCCCCGTCCTCGATGTCACCATCCCCGTCTTCAACGAGGAACGCGACCTCGAAGAGTGCCTGCGCAGGCTTCACGGCCATTTGCGCGAATCCTTCCCGCATGGCTTCCGCATTACCGTGGCCGACAACGCAAGCACGGACAGCACCTTGAAAATCGCGGAGCGCGTGGCCAGGGAACTGCCTGAGCTCGCGGTTGTCCATCTTGAGGAGAAGGGACGCGGCAACGCCCTGCGCAAGGTGTGGCTCGCATCGCCGGCGCCGGTTCTGGCTTACATGGACGTGGATCTTTCCACGGACCTCGCCGCACTGGCGCCCCTTTTGGCGCCGCTGATCTCCGGCCATTCGGACCTCGCCATTGGCACACGGCTGACCCGCAACTCGCGGGTTGTCCGCGGCCCCAAGCGCGAGTTCATTTCGCGCAGCTACAACCTGATGCTGCACTCGTTCATGGGCGCCCGCTTCAGCGATGCCCAGTGCGGCTTCAAAGCGATCCGGGCAGATGTCGCACAGCAGATCCTCCCGCACACCATGGACAACTCGTGGTTCTTCGACACTGAGCTCCTGGTCCTCGCCGAACGCTGCGGCCTCCGGGTCCACGAAGTTCCCGTTGACTGGATCGACGATCCCAATTCCAGCGTCGACGTGGTGCGCACTGCCCTGGCCGACATCCGCGGCATGGTCCGGCTCACCCGGGATCTCGTCTCGGGCCGCATCCCCATTCCGGAACTGCGCGCAGCACTTGCACGCGGGCCGCTCCCGGCGTCGTCCCGCACCGCCGAGCAGAACCCGCGCAGCAGCCTTTTCGGGCAGCTGGTCCGGTTCGCCGCGATCGGCGCCGCGTCCACCCTCGCCTATGTGCTCATCTTCCTGTTCTGCCGCGGCTTCATGGACCCGCAGCTGGCCAACTTCCTGGCGCTGCTCATCACGGCCATCGCCAACACCGGCGCCAACCGGCGCTTCACCTTCGGCATCCAGGGCGGCAATCCCGTTCGGCACCACTTCGAGGGATTGATCGTCTTCGGGATCGGCCTCGCGCTCACTTCAGGGGCACTCGCCTTGGTGCACAGTACGACGACGCCGGACCGCTGGGGCGAGCTCCTCACCGTAGTTGCGGCGAACCTCGCCGCCACCGCAGTCCGCTTCCTGTTGTTCCGCCTTTGGGTCTTCCGGCAGCCTGCAGCGAAGGCGACTGCACCCACGACACAAGCCAAAACGCGCACAGAAACGGCAGCATCATGA
- a CDS encoding ArnT family glycosyltransferase: MTSTITPASTGPAAGSAGAEVPAALGTADGPQGRHSAGPSTPDATPRWKRYAFGRQPRWVRPSAAGLLVATAFLYLWNLAATGYGNSFYAAAIQAGTKDWTAFLFGSLDAGNAITVDKPPASLWIPALAGRIFGFSPLSMLVPEALMGVAAVGFLYLTVKRVFGPGAGLLAGGALALTPVAALMFRFNNPDAMLTLCLVLAAYFTTRAIERAGWKWLAAAGAVVGLAFLSKMLQGFLIVPGLGLAYLWAAPTPLRRRLVHLFGALTGIAVVAGSYVALFQLTPASARPYMAGSQTNSFLELTFGYNGLSRITGSGEGTPGGGGAPGGGGLGAFGGGGGNSGFGGAAGITRMFGTSFGGEVSWLLPAALILLAAGLWFTRREARASRTRAALILWGGWILVTAGVFSFMSGIVHPYYAVALAPAIAALVGIGSVELWRGRGYWPARIVLAVVILGSSAWSAVLLGRDASWLPWLRIVIVVLGVVAAAAILLRLDSLRPAGRFRNAAAAAVVVVSLLAGGLGTAAWTLATAATAHSGSIPTSGPSGSAMGGFGNRAGGFGAAGGAGQAAGGPGSEGTADAGLTALLTSTTTKWSAIVSGATQAASLELATHTNVIALGGWNGGDPYPTLAQFQDMVAKGQIGYYIAGGGMGGGGGFGGQGGNSEVASWVQANFQAQTVGSSTVYKLTK, from the coding sequence ATGACCTCCACGATTACTCCCGCAAGCACGGGACCCGCCGCCGGAAGTGCCGGCGCCGAGGTTCCCGCCGCCCTCGGGACTGCGGACGGACCGCAGGGCCGTCACTCGGCAGGCCCGTCAACCCCGGATGCCACGCCCCGTTGGAAGCGATATGCCTTTGGCCGGCAGCCCCGCTGGGTGCGGCCGTCCGCCGCCGGGCTCCTCGTAGCCACCGCCTTCCTGTATCTCTGGAACCTTGCGGCCACCGGTTATGGAAACTCCTTCTACGCCGCGGCCATCCAGGCCGGCACGAAGGACTGGACGGCGTTTCTGTTCGGTTCGCTCGACGCCGGCAACGCCATCACCGTCGACAAGCCCCCGGCTTCTTTGTGGATCCCTGCTTTGGCGGGCCGGATCTTCGGCTTCTCGCCCCTGAGCATGCTGGTTCCCGAGGCGCTGATGGGCGTCGCCGCCGTCGGTTTCCTTTATCTGACGGTCAAGCGGGTCTTCGGACCAGGCGCTGGCTTGTTGGCCGGTGGCGCTTTGGCACTGACCCCGGTGGCGGCGCTCATGTTCCGCTTCAACAATCCCGACGCCATGCTGACTCTGTGCTTGGTGCTCGCGGCCTACTTCACTACCCGTGCCATCGAACGCGCAGGCTGGAAGTGGCTCGCCGCAGCGGGCGCCGTGGTGGGCCTCGCGTTCCTGAGCAAAATGCTGCAGGGATTCCTGATTGTTCCAGGACTGGGACTCGCGTATCTCTGGGCCGCCCCCACCCCGTTGCGGCGGAGGCTGGTGCACCTGTTCGGCGCGTTGACTGGCATCGCAGTAGTGGCCGGCAGTTATGTTGCTCTGTTCCAGCTGACCCCGGCTTCGGCACGTCCTTACATGGCAGGTTCGCAAACCAACAGCTTCCTTGAGCTGACGTTTGGCTACAACGGGCTGTCCCGCATCACCGGCTCGGGCGAAGGGACACCCGGCGGAGGCGGGGCCCCTGGCGGAGGCGGCCTCGGCGCCTTCGGCGGCGGTGGCGGCAACAGCGGATTCGGTGGAGCAGCCGGGATTACCCGCATGTTCGGCACGAGCTTTGGTGGTGAGGTCTCCTGGCTTCTCCCTGCTGCACTGATTCTGCTGGCAGCCGGCCTATGGTTCACCCGCCGGGAAGCGCGGGCCTCCCGTACCCGTGCCGCGCTTATCCTGTGGGGCGGGTGGATTCTGGTCACGGCGGGAGTCTTCAGCTTCATGAGCGGCATCGTCCACCCCTACTACGCGGTAGCCCTCGCACCGGCAATCGCAGCCTTGGTGGGCATTGGCAGCGTTGAGCTGTGGCGTGGCCGCGGGTATTGGCCGGCCAGGATCGTCCTGGCCGTGGTAATCCTCGGTAGTTCGGCCTGGTCCGCGGTTCTCCTGGGCCGCGACGCCTCATGGCTTCCTTGGTTGCGCATCGTGATCGTCGTCCTGGGTGTGGTGGCGGCCGCGGCAATCCTGCTTCGCCTCGACTCACTGCGGCCGGCTGGCCGGTTCCGGAACGCAGCGGCCGCGGCCGTCGTCGTCGTTTCCCTTCTGGCCGGCGGCCTCGGAACCGCGGCGTGGACGCTCGCGACGGCGGCTACCGCGCACTCCGGTTCCATCCCGACGTCGGGACCCAGCGGTTCCGCCATGGGCGGCTTCGGAAACCGCGCTGGAGGGTTTGGCGCCGCTGGTGGCGCGGGCCAGGCCGCGGGAGGACCCGGTTCCGAGGGGACGGCCGACGCCGGACTGACCGCTCTGCTGACGTCCACCACCACGAAGTGGTCGGCGATCGTCTCCGGCGCCACCCAGGCCGCAAGCCTTGAGCTCGCCACCCACACCAACGTGATCGCACTCGGTGGCTGGAACGGCGGCGATCCCTACCCCACGCTGGCACAGTTCCAGGACATGGTGGCCAAGGGACAGATCGGCTACTACATCGCAGGAGGCGGCATGGGTGGCGGCGGCGGATTCGGAGGCCAAGGCGGCAATTCCGAGGTAGCCTCCTGGGTACAGGCCAACTTCCAAGCCCAGACGGTGGGCAGCTCCACCGTCTACAAGCTGACAAAGTAG
- a CDS encoding ArnT family glycosyltransferase, with protein sequence MTTSHFTDTGSKRGQPVPPSRLVEPPEVAAPQGGGGRPGLTGKSRQSRKSRPNHGPHTLRHRVELGIVLLATAVLYLWNLGASGWANPFYSAAAQAGSQNWAAWFFGSSDAANSITVDKPPASLWIMGLSVRIFGLSSWSILVPEALMGVATAWLLYLAVRRAAAPATGNPRLAHRAGLLAAVVMAITPVATLMFRFNNPDALLVLLMTAAGYATLRSIQDNKLRWLLLAGVFLGFGFLTKQLQVLLVVPGFAVAYVVAAPGGVGRRLLHLLAAGAAMVVSAGWWLAVVELIPANMRPYIGGSQNNSILELTLGYNGLGRLSGQETGSVGGGNGWGVPGLFRMFNSEFGGQIAWLLPSVLVLGTGLLWLGRRAPRTDGVRASVIVWGAWVLVTGLVFSFMAGIIHPYYAVALAPGIAGLAGLGVALLWQHRAQLVAAVMLAVAVAAAGFVAFDLLGSTTAYGPGLRWAVLLSALAAAAGLLLSGRFTSRILQRTTAVLALAASLAGPLAYSISTASVTHSGAIPSAGPTTTFGGFGGRGGFGQGGFGQNGASQNTGQNNAAQNTPPQALRQPGAQGGGFGGNRQGGGMGGLLGATTPSSEMVGALKSGASNYTWAAAVVGSNNAAGYQLATELPVMAVGGFNGTDPSPTLEQFQQLVAQGKIHYFIAGGTMQANSGSEAPAQIAQWVAANFQAQSIGGTTVYALAG encoded by the coding sequence ATGACCACTTCGCATTTCACAGATACCGGTTCCAAGCGAGGGCAGCCGGTTCCGCCGTCGCGGTTGGTGGAGCCGCCGGAAGTGGCCGCTCCCCAGGGAGGGGGCGGCCGGCCCGGCCTGACCGGAAAGTCGCGACAGTCCCGAAAGTCCCGCCCCAACCATGGCCCGCATACGCTGCGGCACCGCGTGGAGCTCGGCATTGTGCTCCTCGCAACGGCGGTCCTGTATCTCTGGAACCTCGGCGCTTCCGGATGGGCCAACCCGTTCTATTCCGCAGCGGCCCAGGCCGGTTCGCAGAATTGGGCCGCGTGGTTCTTCGGATCCTCCGACGCCGCCAACTCCATCACGGTGGACAAGCCGCCTGCGTCGCTCTGGATCATGGGCCTCTCGGTGCGGATCTTCGGGCTGAGCTCCTGGAGCATCCTGGTTCCCGAGGCACTCATGGGCGTTGCCACGGCATGGCTGCTTTATCTCGCCGTCCGACGGGCCGCGGCCCCCGCCACCGGCAATCCACGGCTCGCCCACCGGGCCGGGCTGCTGGCCGCCGTCGTCATGGCCATCACCCCGGTAGCCACCCTCATGTTCCGGTTCAACAACCCGGACGCCCTGCTGGTGCTGCTCATGACGGCCGCCGGCTACGCCACGCTGCGGTCCATCCAGGACAACAAGCTGCGCTGGCTCCTGCTGGCCGGCGTGTTTCTGGGCTTCGGCTTCCTCACCAAGCAACTCCAGGTCCTGCTGGTGGTTCCTGGATTTGCCGTGGCGTACGTGGTTGCCGCGCCGGGTGGAGTGGGGCGTCGTCTCCTTCATCTGCTTGCGGCGGGGGCAGCCATGGTGGTCTCGGCCGGCTGGTGGCTCGCCGTCGTCGAACTCATTCCGGCGAACATGCGGCCGTACATCGGCGGCTCCCAGAACAACTCGATCCTCGAACTGACGCTCGGTTACAACGGCCTGGGCAGGCTCAGTGGCCAGGAGACCGGCAGCGTCGGGGGCGGCAACGGCTGGGGAGTTCCCGGGCTGTTCCGGATGTTCAACAGCGAGTTCGGCGGCCAGATCGCGTGGCTGCTCCCCTCCGTGCTGGTCCTCGGAACGGGACTCCTGTGGCTGGGGCGCCGTGCCCCGCGCACGGATGGCGTCCGTGCCTCGGTGATCGTGTGGGGCGCGTGGGTGCTTGTCACCGGGTTGGTGTTCAGCTTCATGGCGGGCATCATCCATCCCTACTACGCAGTAGCCCTGGCCCCGGGGATCGCCGGGCTCGCGGGCTTGGGCGTCGCGCTTTTGTGGCAGCACCGCGCGCAGCTCGTCGCCGCGGTCATGCTCGCCGTAGCAGTGGCGGCAGCGGGATTCGTGGCCTTCGACCTCCTGGGCAGCACCACCGCCTATGGTCCGGGGCTGCGTTGGGCGGTGCTGCTGAGTGCGCTGGCAGCCGCGGCCGGGTTGCTGCTCTCGGGACGCTTCACCTCCCGCATTCTTCAGCGCACGACGGCGGTGCTCGCCCTCGCGGCCTCCCTCGCCGGCCCACTGGCGTACTCCATCTCAACCGCCTCCGTGACGCATAGCGGCGCAATCCCCAGCGCCGGTCCGACGACCACGTTCGGCGGCTTCGGCGGCCGGGGCGGCTTCGGACAGGGCGGCTTCGGACAAAACGGCGCAAGCCAGAACACAGGCCAGAACAACGCGGCCCAGAACACTCCCCCGCAAGCTCTCCGGCAGCCGGGCGCCCAGGGCGGCGGCTTTGGCGGGAACCGGCAAGGCGGCGGCATGGGCGGCCTGCTCGGCGCCACCACGCCGTCGTCGGAAATGGTTGGCGCGCTCAAATCCGGCGCCTCGAACTACACGTGGGCGGCCGCCGTCGTGGGCTCCAACAACGCCGCAGGCTACCAGCTGGCCACCGAACTGCCCGTCATGGCGGTGGGTGGCTTCAACGGCACCGACCCGTCCCCCACGCTCGAACAGTTCCAACAGCTCGTGGCGCAGGGCAAGATCCACTACTTCATCGCCGGCGGGACCATGCAGGCGAACAGCGGATCGGAAGCCCCTGCCCAGATCGCGCAATGGGTGGCTGCGAACTTCCAGGCACAGAGCATCGGCGGGACCACGGTGTACGCACTGGCTGGCTGA
- a CDS encoding sodium:solute symporter family protein, which translates to MYFADWLVLGAYFVVMIGIGWWAKSRVKNAADFFTAGGKMPWWLAGISHHMSGYSAAVFVAYAAIAYTTGFALYVWWALTITIACLVGSVFFAPRWPRLRQRFGIISPLEYLATRYNLPAQQVLAWSGAALKVFDVAAKWAASAILLNVFAGVPIAVGILIVGGVTLIYSTIGGLWADALTDMGQFIIQSVAGIAMLIFAVAKLGGVSSIAGIWSRLPASHSQPFAGDYTIGFFLAYCLISTISYNGGTWNLAQRFIAAPSGTAARKSVLLSGALYLVWPLVLFFPMWAAPLILPNLTHPDQAYALLTQQLLPVGLVGLVVAGMFSHTMAMTSSDANAISAVVIRDIIPALRGSRRPLTSRAELLGGRISTFLFIGLSMVIALSADSFGGVLGLIILWFGALVGPIAVPMLLGMLRPFRRCGPSAALFSWATGLIVFALAKYALAAPIASLGTASAQTINVAAPVLASAIVYCVFGWLRPWHNEASDALVESLDRDLEPAVSLPVESAVA; encoded by the coding sequence ATGTATTTCGCCGACTGGCTCGTTTTAGGGGCCTACTTCGTGGTCATGATAGGGATTGGCTGGTGGGCCAAGAGTCGAGTGAAAAACGCTGCCGACTTCTTCACCGCCGGTGGGAAGATGCCGTGGTGGCTGGCGGGAATTTCCCACCACATGTCCGGCTATTCGGCTGCTGTCTTCGTGGCCTACGCCGCCATCGCCTACACCACCGGTTTCGCGCTGTATGTCTGGTGGGCGCTCACGATCACCATCGCTTGCCTTGTGGGCTCTGTCTTTTTCGCCCCGCGCTGGCCGCGCCTGAGGCAGCGTTTCGGAATCATCTCCCCGCTCGAATACCTGGCCACGCGCTACAACCTGCCCGCTCAGCAAGTACTGGCTTGGTCCGGTGCTGCGTTGAAAGTCTTCGACGTAGCCGCCAAGTGGGCGGCTAGTGCGATCCTCCTGAACGTGTTCGCCGGGGTTCCGATTGCAGTCGGCATCCTGATCGTCGGCGGGGTCACGCTCATCTACTCGACCATTGGCGGCTTGTGGGCGGACGCATTGACCGATATGGGCCAATTCATCATCCAGTCCGTGGCGGGCATTGCGATGCTCATCTTCGCCGTGGCCAAACTTGGGGGCGTTTCCTCGATCGCCGGAATCTGGTCGCGGCTGCCGGCCTCCCACTCGCAGCCATTCGCCGGCGACTACACCATCGGATTCTTCCTCGCCTACTGCCTGATCAGCACCATTTCCTACAACGGAGGAACCTGGAATCTGGCTCAACGCTTCATTGCCGCCCCGTCCGGCACAGCGGCCCGCAAATCAGTCCTGCTTTCGGGCGCGCTTTATCTCGTGTGGCCACTGGTGCTCTTCTTCCCCATGTGGGCCGCGCCCCTGATCTTGCCCAATCTGACGCACCCGGATCAGGCTTATGCGCTCCTGACCCAGCAGCTGCTGCCGGTCGGCCTGGTGGGGTTGGTCGTCGCCGGAATGTTCTCACACACCATGGCCATGACCTCTTCGGACGCCAACGCGATTTCCGCCGTCGTCATCCGGGACATCATCCCTGCGTTGCGCGGTTCCCGGCGGCCCCTGACTTCGCGTGCGGAACTACTGGGTGGCCGGATTTCCACCTTCCTGTTCATCGGCTTGTCGATGGTCATTGCCCTGAGCGCGGATTCATTCGGCGGCGTCCTGGGCCTGATAATCCTCTGGTTCGGGGCCTTGGTGGGGCCAATCGCCGTTCCCATGCTGCTGGGGATGCTGCGCCCATTCCGGCGCTGCGGCCCATCGGCAGCCTTGTTCTCCTGGGCCACCGGTTTGATCGTTTTCGCACTCGCAAAGTACGCCTTGGCCGCTCCCATCGCGAGCCTGGGCACGGCCAGTGCGCAGACAATCAACGTGGCCGCCCCGGTGCTTGCGTCCGCGATCGTCTATTGCGTCTTCGGCTGGCTGCGCCCTTGGCACAACGAGGCTTCCGACGCCCTTGTCGAGTCCCTTGACCGCGACCTTGAGCCGGCCGTATCGCTTCCAGTTGAAAGCGCCGTCGCATGA
- a CDS encoding AGE family epimerase/isomerase: MSTTGSEIRNQLLKGVLPWWLENGVDRKIGGVFTCFSNSGRLLSNEKYTWSQGRWAWLCSRIALDSEAGIIGEDPRLWATLSIETARFIQEHAILDGSVTAYRTSAEGQALPSGPQGEIAVSVLADLFAALGLAGAARLPQASEREREGWLQSAHALLAHAEERIEARNAPSEPYPVRAGFKDAAGLMLLLNVGAQLHLASGSAESADTAGAALSQLLGDGTSEGMWKADSWWEYRPDSSDDLDTLLARHRTPGHLLEMLWMVMEAVEIMPDLAPHIPDWLPDLAVRALEAGWDDQHGGIFRYVDGTGAEPRGRLLGNDTYETLVTQTWDTKLWWVQVEALYASRLLAERFGRPDLLDWHERIWSYTLDTFPDPSGQEWLQIRDRAGKPLDKVVALPVKDPFHIARSLLLTTELETRRTHT; the protein is encoded by the coding sequence ATGAGCACAACCGGATCCGAAATACGGAATCAGCTGCTCAAGGGCGTCCTCCCTTGGTGGCTCGAGAACGGAGTCGACAGGAAAATCGGCGGGGTTTTCACTTGCTTTTCCAACTCAGGACGATTGCTTTCGAACGAAAAATATACGTGGTCCCAAGGCCGCTGGGCCTGGCTCTGCTCAAGGATTGCGCTGGACAGCGAGGCCGGAATCATCGGCGAAGATCCCCGGTTGTGGGCCACTCTGTCGATTGAAACGGCCAGGTTCATCCAAGAACACGCCATCCTGGACGGCAGTGTGACGGCATACCGCACATCGGCTGAAGGGCAGGCGCTACCGTCCGGGCCGCAAGGGGAGATCGCGGTCAGTGTACTGGCCGACCTCTTTGCGGCCTTGGGCCTGGCGGGTGCAGCCCGGCTTCCCCAAGCTTCAGAGCGGGAACGTGAAGGGTGGCTGCAATCAGCCCACGCACTTCTCGCCCACGCCGAAGAAAGAATCGAGGCCCGGAACGCTCCGTCCGAGCCATACCCCGTCCGGGCCGGATTCAAGGACGCGGCCGGGCTGATGCTGCTACTAAATGTGGGCGCCCAGCTGCATTTGGCCAGCGGCTCTGCTGAAAGCGCCGACACAGCCGGTGCCGCGCTGTCCCAGCTCCTCGGCGACGGCACCTCTGAAGGCATGTGGAAGGCCGACTCCTGGTGGGAATACCGACCCGACAGCAGCGATGACCTGGACACCCTCCTGGCCCGCCACCGAACCCCCGGTCACCTTCTAGAGATGCTCTGGATGGTCATGGAAGCAGTCGAGATCATGCCTGATCTCGCACCTCACATTCCGGACTGGCTACCGGACCTTGCCGTCCGGGCACTGGAAGCCGGCTGGGATGACCAGCACGGCGGCATCTTCCGATACGTCGACGGCACCGGAGCAGAACCACGGGGCAGGCTCCTCGGCAACGACACCTACGAAACCTTGGTGACCCAGACATGGGACACCAAGCTCTGGTGGGTCCAGGTTGAGGCCCTCTACGCGAGCAGGCTGCTCGCCGAGCGTTTCGGGCGTCCCGACCTCCTGGACTGGCATGAGCGAATCTGGTCCTACACCCTCGACACATTTCCGGACCCCTCCGGCCAGGAGTGGCTGCAAATACGCGACCGCGCGGGAAAGCCCCTCGACAAGGTGGTGGCGCTGCCAGTCAAGGACCCCTTCCATATAGCCCGATCACTCCTCCTGACTACTGAACTAGAAACCCGAAGGACACACACATGA
- a CDS encoding 6-phosphogluconolactonase has product MTAQTTYSPAVSTHPDRAALGKHAGAHAAETLRRALRNQRQVRLMLAAAPSQEATLQALAQQPGIDWARITCFHMDDYLALEADAPQGFGNWLQRKFFSHLPSTTFHRINPGNPAEEEAQRYGTLMGQDPFDLVLLGLGVNGHLAFNDPPADLTDPLPARVINLDQVSRQQQVDEGHFASVDGVPQRAITVSIPRLLHASEIIASVPGLAKRMAVHNTLSQPVSGDHPGTALRTHPNVTIYLDAESDPR; this is encoded by the coding sequence ATGACAGCACAGACCACTTACAGCCCCGCCGTTTCCACACACCCGGACCGGGCCGCACTGGGGAAACACGCCGGCGCGCACGCAGCGGAAACGCTACGCAGGGCGCTCCGGAACCAACGGCAGGTCCGGCTGATGCTCGCGGCAGCTCCCAGCCAGGAGGCAACGCTTCAGGCGCTCGCCCAGCAACCCGGCATCGATTGGGCCCGCATAACGTGTTTCCACATGGACGACTACCTCGCGCTCGAGGCGGACGCACCTCAAGGATTCGGAAACTGGCTGCAACGCAAGTTCTTCAGCCACCTTCCGTCGACCACCTTTCACCGCATAAACCCGGGGAACCCCGCCGAAGAGGAAGCGCAGCGCTATGGCACGCTGATGGGCCAAGATCCCTTTGACCTCGTCCTGCTGGGCTTGGGAGTCAACGGCCATCTTGCCTTCAACGATCCCCCGGCCGACCTCACTGACCCGCTGCCCGCCCGCGTCATCAACCTGGACCAGGTAAGCCGCCAACAACAGGTGGACGAAGGGCATTTCGCGAGTGTCGACGGCGTTCCGCAGCGCGCCATCACCGTCTCCATCCCGCGGTTGTTGCATGCCTCCGAAATCATCGCTTCCGTGCCCGGTCTTGCCAAAAGGATGGCCGTCCACAACACGCTGAGCCAGCCGGTCAGCGGAGACCATCCCGGTACTGCGCTTCGCACGCACCCCAACGTCACCATCTACCTCGACGCCGAATCCGATCCGCGATGA
- a CDS encoding sugar isomerase domain-containing protein has translation MNASEQLSQDYLGKITELLERIRLEEAENISIAAGILAAQVAKDELVHIYGPGGHSNLASQEVFFRAGGLMHVSAILDEGTLLSSGALRSMAMERTPGYGRIVIEDAGLGPGDVLILVNAYGINSALIDAALTARELSVKTIGVSSREHAEETASDHPARHPQKLNLHDVVDHHIDTKVPVGDAVMKVPGAQEKTAAVSTFANAFTLNWLMMSTISKLNEIGIEPPLWRSGNAPGGDAANQQFISRFKGRVRKL, from the coding sequence ATGAACGCAAGTGAGCAGCTCTCGCAGGACTACCTCGGAAAAATCACCGAGCTCCTTGAGCGCATCCGCCTGGAAGAAGCCGAAAACATCAGCATCGCCGCCGGCATTCTCGCGGCCCAGGTGGCCAAGGACGAACTGGTACACATCTACGGCCCAGGCGGTCACTCGAACCTGGCGAGCCAGGAGGTGTTCTTCCGGGCAGGCGGGTTGATGCACGTCTCGGCCATTTTGGACGAAGGCACCCTGCTCTCCAGCGGCGCCCTCCGGTCAATGGCCATGGAACGGACTCCGGGTTACGGCCGGATCGTCATCGAGGATGCGGGCCTCGGACCAGGGGACGTCCTGATCCTGGTCAACGCGTACGGCATCAACAGTGCCCTCATCGACGCGGCACTGACGGCACGTGAACTATCGGTCAAGACCATCGGCGTTTCCTCGCGGGAGCACGCAGAGGAAACAGCCAGTGACCATCCCGCACGGCATCCGCAAAAGCTGAATCTGCACGACGTGGTCGACCACCACATCGACACGAAGGTTCCTGTCGGAGACGCCGTCATGAAGGTCCCCGGGGCACAGGAAAAAACAGCAGCTGTGTCCACGTTCGCCAATGCCTTCACCCTGAACTGGCTCATGATGTCCACTATCAGCAAGCTGAACGAAATCGGGATTGAGCCGCCATTGTGGAGATCGGGAAATGCTCCAGGCGGGGACGCAGCCAACCAGCAATTCATTTCACGTTTCAAAGGACGGGTACGCAAGCTGTGA